The following proteins come from a genomic window of Sphaerisporangium rubeum:
- a CDS encoding helix-turn-helix domain-containing protein, producing MTDGCAIGDRLKAARRDRGLTQEGLAEKAGLSKDLIAKLEQGRRNSCRITSLMRLSNALDIDLSELAGKRERLRGERDGGSVLAIRDAILSPSLMNGLAGLDDGDAEEPTALPELERAISRAWTDYWGGDFGALVAAVPGLIAEARLSQRSVGAEAAGPLAQCFQLAACLLLHFGKTDLAAISAERGINAAAQGDDQWQWASVVSTFAWVLMYQGRLSESESLAVDVAARIEPSFSAPVPHVATWGNLLISAIDTAAIAGKDVSGYVSLASAGAERIGRVVTAYRTTFGSSKVAANAVHAFTMHKRPGEALKAARKVRTEELPRIAYGHHLLDLAQAYTDMRHFSSAEQRLDLARSLSPVWFRHQLAAHSIVADVREQQTRPSATIRRLARDIGLE from the coding sequence ATGACGGACGGGTGTGCGATCGGGGACCGGCTCAAGGCGGCTCGGCGTGATCGAGGGCTCACGCAGGAAGGGCTGGCGGAGAAGGCCGGGCTGTCCAAGGATCTGATCGCGAAGCTTGAGCAGGGACGGCGTAACTCTTGTCGCATCACGTCGCTGATGCGGTTGTCCAACGCTCTGGACATCGACCTCTCTGAGCTGGCCGGCAAACGTGAGCGACTGAGAGGCGAGAGGGACGGCGGGTCGGTGCTGGCGATCCGGGACGCGATCTTGTCGCCGTCGCTGATGAATGGGCTGGCCGGTCTCGATGACGGCGACGCGGAGGAGCCGACGGCTCTGCCTGAACTCGAACGTGCGATATCCCGCGCGTGGACGGACTACTGGGGTGGTGACTTCGGGGCTCTGGTCGCGGCTGTACCGGGGCTGATCGCGGAGGCGCGGCTCTCCCAGCGGTCCGTCGGCGCGGAAGCCGCAGGTCCTCTGGCTCAGTGCTTCCAGCTCGCGGCGTGCCTGCTGCTGCACTTCGGGAAGACGGACCTGGCGGCGATCAGTGCGGAGCGTGGCATCAATGCGGCGGCTCAGGGGGACGACCAGTGGCAGTGGGCCAGCGTTGTGTCCACCTTCGCGTGGGTGCTGATGTATCAGGGTCGGCTGAGCGAGTCGGAAAGCCTTGCCGTGGACGTGGCGGCCAGGATCGAGCCGTCGTTCTCCGCGCCTGTCCCTCATGTGGCGACATGGGGCAACCTGCTCATCTCGGCGATCGACACGGCCGCCATCGCCGGTAAGGACGTGTCCGGCTACGTGAGCCTGGCGTCCGCAGGCGCCGAGCGCATCGGTCGTGTCGTCACCGCCTACCGGACGACGTTCGGCTCCTCGAAGGTCGCGGCGAACGCCGTGCACGCGTTCACCATGCACAAGCGGCCCGGTGAGGCGCTGAAGGCCGCAAGGAAGGTCCGTACCGAGGAACTTCCGCGCATCGCCTACGGCCACCATCTGCTCGACCTCGCTCAGGCGTACACCGACATGCGGCACTTCAGCTCTGCGGAACAGCGCCTGGATCTGGCACGGAGTCTGTCCCCTGTGTGGTTCCGGCACCAGTTGGCCGCGCACTCGATCGTGGCGGACGTACGGGAACAGCAAACCCGGCCGTCAGCGACGATCCGGAGACTGGCGCGCGACATAGGGCTTGAGTAG
- a CDS encoding DoxX family protein, with protein MTVAYWIVAALLAVFYLYAGGKKAIQTKEQLQPMMAWVDTIPMPLVHTIGVLELLGAAGLILPPLTGIAPWLALAAAIGLSLIQVGGAALHLSRGETRQIPLNIILLAISITTAWLSTTWLN; from the coding sequence ATGACCGTCGCCTACTGGATCGTCGCCGCACTCCTCGCCGTCTTCTACCTCTACGCCGGCGGCAAGAAGGCCATCCAGACCAAGGAACAACTCCAGCCCATGATGGCCTGGGTAGACACCATCCCCATGCCCCTGGTCCACACCATCGGCGTGCTCGAACTCCTCGGCGCAGCCGGCCTCATCCTCCCCCCACTGACCGGCATCGCCCCCTGGCTGGCACTGGCCGCCGCCATCGGCCTGTCCCTGATCCAGGTAGGCGGCGCAGCCCTCCACCTTTCCCGTGGCGAAACCCGCCAGATCCCCCTGAACATCATCTTGCTGGCCATCTCCATCACCACGGCCTGGCTGAGCACCACCTGGCTCAATTAG
- a CDS encoding ArsR/SmtB family transcription factor produces MPVPLYQAKAELFKTLGHPLRIRVLELLCERPQQVRELLAAMDVEAPNLSQQLAVLRRAGLVTARRDGATVVYELAGADVSELMRSARRILTELLADRNELLAELEQAR; encoded by the coding sequence ATGCCGGTCCCGCTGTACCAGGCCAAGGCCGAGCTGTTCAAGACGCTCGGCCATCCGCTGCGCATCCGCGTGCTGGAATTGCTGTGCGAGAGACCTCAGCAGGTCCGCGAGCTGCTGGCCGCCATGGACGTGGAGGCACCGAACCTGTCGCAGCAACTGGCGGTGCTGCGCCGGGCCGGGCTGGTCACCGCGAGGCGGGACGGCGCGACCGTGGTCTACGAGCTGGCCGGGGCCGACGTGTCGGAGCTGATGCGGTCGGCTCGCCGGATCCTCACCGAGTTGCTGGCCGACCGCAACGAGCTCCTCGCCGAGCTGGAGCAGGCGAGGTGA
- a CDS encoding winged helix-turn-helix transcriptional regulator produces MRHREVSVSGYEHTCMIRGDGGRTIRTILDRICDKWTLLVVATLDRKRLRFTDLQRQIPGVSQRMLTRTLRNLERDGLVSRTVYAEVPLRVEYALTGTGQSLIPPALALAEWAIKHIPDIEASRAAYEERADSAE; encoded by the coding sequence TTGAGGCACAGGGAGGTGTCGGTGTCGGGGTACGAGCACACCTGCATGATCCGTGGAGACGGCGGCCGGACGATCCGTACGATCCTTGACCGGATCTGCGACAAGTGGACGTTGCTGGTGGTGGCGACCCTCGATCGGAAGCGGCTGCGGTTCACCGATCTGCAGCGGCAGATACCCGGGGTCTCGCAGCGGATGCTGACACGGACGCTGCGGAACCTGGAGCGGGACGGGCTGGTGTCGCGGACGGTGTACGCGGAGGTGCCACTGAGGGTCGAGTACGCGCTGACCGGTACCGGCCAGAGCCTCATTCCGCCGGCGTTGGCGCTGGCAGAGTGGGCTATCAAGCACATCCCGGACATCGAGGCCAGTAGGGCCGCGTATGAGGAGCGTGCCGACAGCGCGGAGTGA
- a CDS encoding SulP family inorganic anion transporter, protein MNLREVARSLPDLLPGRSDWVAARRSPGRDLVAGLIVAVVALPLALAFGVSSGLGAQAGLVTAIVAGALAAIFGGSNLQVSGPTGAMTVVLVPIVHSHGTQGVLMVGLMAGLVLLALAALRVGRFAQFLPMSVVEGFTAGIAVVIALQQVPAALGVAAGDGEKVWQVAADAVARFVAQPTLVSPVLALAVSALMLAGARLRPGVPFSLLGVAVASLAAQLFSLDVATIGALPAGLPAPSLGFLDPAAVGTLLPSALAVAALAALESLLCATVADAMSVGERHDPDRELFGQGIANLATPLLGGIPATAAIARTAVNVRAGARSRLAALTHAAVLAGIVLAAGPLVSRIPLAALAGVLLATTVRMVEVGSLRALARATRGDAVVLTLTFAVTVVFDLVTAVAVGLGLAVVLALRAVARTSLLEQVPLEAGDHSAEEQRLLSEHIVAYRFDGPLFFAAAHRFLLELSEVADVRVVILRMSRITTLDATGAGILGDAITRMEHRGIIVMISGIKPGHTQVLAALGVADHLHRDGLVFPDTPTAITHARTLLHHHGLLTATTPQAEQPVEADPRR, encoded by the coding sequence GTGAACCTGCGGGAGGTGGCGCGTTCGCTTCCTGATCTGCTGCCTGGACGGTCGGACTGGGTCGCCGCGCGCCGGTCACCGGGCCGGGACCTGGTGGCCGGGCTCATCGTCGCGGTCGTGGCGTTGCCGCTGGCGCTGGCGTTCGGGGTCTCCTCCGGGCTCGGCGCGCAGGCCGGCCTGGTGACCGCGATCGTCGCCGGAGCACTGGCGGCGATCTTCGGCGGCAGCAACCTGCAGGTGTCCGGCCCCACCGGCGCGATGACCGTCGTCCTCGTCCCCATCGTGCACAGCCACGGCACTCAGGGAGTGCTGATGGTCGGCCTGATGGCCGGCCTGGTTCTCCTGGCCCTGGCCGCGCTGCGGGTCGGCCGGTTCGCGCAGTTCCTGCCGATGTCGGTGGTCGAGGGGTTCACCGCGGGGATCGCGGTCGTCATCGCGTTACAGCAGGTCCCCGCGGCGCTCGGCGTGGCGGCCGGAGACGGGGAGAAGGTCTGGCAGGTCGCGGCCGACGCCGTGGCACGCTTCGTCGCTCAGCCGACCTTGGTCTCACCTGTCCTGGCCCTGGCCGTGTCCGCGCTGATGCTGGCCGGCGCTCGGCTACGGCCCGGCGTCCCCTTCTCCCTCCTCGGCGTCGCCGTCGCGTCGCTGGCCGCTCAGCTGTTCTCGCTCGACGTCGCCACGATCGGGGCCCTGCCGGCCGGACTACCCGCTCCGTCGCTCGGTTTCCTCGACCCCGCCGCCGTCGGCACGCTCCTGCCGTCCGCGCTGGCGGTGGCCGCGCTCGCCGCGCTGGAAAGCCTGCTGTGCGCCACCGTCGCCGACGCGATGAGCGTCGGCGAGCGGCACGACCCTGACCGGGAACTGTTCGGACAAGGCATCGCCAACCTCGCCACCCCGCTCCTCGGCGGCATACCGGCGACCGCCGCCATCGCTCGTACCGCGGTCAACGTGCGCGCCGGGGCCCGGTCCCGGCTGGCCGCGCTCACCCACGCCGCCGTGCTCGCCGGCATCGTGCTCGCGGCCGGCCCCCTGGTCTCCCGGATCCCGCTCGCGGCACTCGCCGGGGTCCTGCTGGCCACGACCGTCCGCATGGTCGAGGTCGGCTCCCTGCGCGCGCTGGCTCGCGCGACCCGAGGCGACGCGGTCGTGCTCACCCTGACGTTCGCCGTGACCGTCGTCTTCGACCTCGTCACCGCGGTGGCCGTCGGCCTCGGCCTGGCCGTCGTCCTCGCGCTCCGCGCCGTCGCGAGGACCTCACTGCTGGAGCAGGTCCCGCTCGAAGCCGGTGACCACAGCGCCGAGGAACAGCGACTGCTGAGCGAGCACATCGTCGCCTACCGCTTCGACGGTCCGCTGTTCTTCGCCGCCGCGCACCGCTTCCTGCTGGAGCTGTCCGAGGTGGCCGACGTCCGCGTGGTCATCCTGCGCATGTCACGGATCACCACCCTGGACGCCACCGGCGCCGGCATCCTCGGCGACGCCATCACCCGCATGGAACACCGCGGCATCATCGTCATGATCTCCGGCATCAAACCCGGCCACACCCAGGTCCTCGCCGCTCTCGGCGTCGCCGACCACCTCCACCGCGACGGCCTCGTCTTCCCCGACACCCCCACCGCGATCACCCATGCCCGCACCCTCCTGCACCACCACGGCCTGCTCACCGCCACCACCCCGCAGGCCGAGCAACCAGTCGAAGCCGACCCCCGCCGGTAG
- a CDS encoding transcriptional regulator: protein MEDDVPVSAPRLQTERRSRCAAGDTDDEFDALDLARRAEASDVGRETVGRLEAAVDELAVAYPGTPPGVLLTRVGRHLGYVSTLLDARKTLDEHRRLLVVGGWLSLLAATCHIDLHQFPAGHARLRTASHLARHADHPEIAAWCLETQAWQVLTVGDYRRALELSQGAQRIAPKTGSAYIQATAQEGRAWARLGAARETRDALDRVARLVAPLPTPDRPEHHYRYDPAKSDAYTATTLSWLGDPAAEPYARGVLDRLESATDGPPRPRRAVAARLDLAFALLATDQPDEAAHLTLNAMTSGLLVPSNYWRAAEVVTVVEARHIPEADELREAYRELCGPPEPGPA, encoded by the coding sequence ATGGAAGACGACGTTCCGGTGTCGGCCCCTCGGCTACAGACGGAACGCCGTTCCCGCTGCGCGGCCGGCGACACCGACGACGAGTTCGACGCGCTGGACCTCGCGCGGCGGGCCGAGGCGAGCGACGTGGGCCGTGAGACCGTCGGACGCCTGGAGGCCGCCGTGGACGAGTTGGCTGTCGCCTACCCCGGTACGCCGCCTGGCGTGTTGCTGACCCGGGTCGGCCGCCATCTCGGCTACGTGTCCACGCTCCTCGACGCGCGGAAGACCTTGGACGAGCACCGGCGCCTGCTCGTCGTCGGCGGGTGGTTGTCGCTGCTCGCCGCGACCTGCCACATCGACCTCCACCAGTTCCCCGCCGGACACGCGCGCCTGCGTACGGCCTCCCATCTGGCCCGGCACGCCGACCATCCCGAGATCGCCGCGTGGTGCCTGGAAACGCAGGCGTGGCAGGTCCTCACCGTCGGTGACTACCGCCGTGCTCTGGAGCTGTCCCAGGGTGCGCAGCGAATCGCACCGAAGACCGGCTCCGCGTACATCCAGGCCACCGCGCAGGAAGGCCGCGCCTGGGCCCGGCTCGGCGCCGCCAGGGAGACACGCGACGCACTCGACCGCGTGGCCCGCCTGGTGGCTCCTCTCCCCACACCGGACAGACCTGAGCATCACTACCGTTACGACCCCGCCAAGTCCGATGCCTACACGGCGACCACCTTGTCATGGCTTGGCGACCCGGCCGCCGAACCGTACGCGCGCGGCGTCCTCGACCGCCTGGAGTCCGCCACCGACGGCCCACCCCGTCCCCGCCGCGCCGTCGCGGCCCGCCTTGACCTGGCTTTCGCTCTCCTGGCCACCGACCAGCCCGACGAAGCGGCCCACCTCACCCTCAACGCGATGACGAGCGGCCTTCTGGTGCCGTCGAACTACTGGCGCGCGGCCGAGGTCGTCACCGTCGTGGAAGCCCGGCACATTCCAGAGGCGGACGAACTCCGCGAGGCGTACCGAGAACTATGCGGACCGCCAGAGCCGGGACCGGCTTGA
- a CDS encoding MFS transporter encodes MSASIPGVASPGTPTRQARLARAAVAGLFLTNGAVLANVIPRYPQIKAELGLSNAVFGTAVAALPLGSLLAGLFAAAVIRRFRSSRVAAYGMVVFAVVMLVIPFVPHWVAFAAVLFVVGALDAVIDVAQNTHGLRVQRIYGRSIVNSLHGLWSVGAVLGGLMGSAAAGLRVPLSLHLAVSGVLFSAVALVAYRFMLPGPDEAGGGGRKAEAGGEGSALRRMRRRIFGGGAVGMLAALGVIAACGAIVEDAGASWGAIYLSGDLRADAATAGLAFVAFQVAMTVGRLSGDRVVDRFGQRAVVRGGGVLAAVGMGGALAVPSVGTTLAGFAFAGLGVATLVPAAMHTADELPGLAPGTGLTIVSWLLRAGFLLSPPLVGAVADLVGLRFGLLSVVLAGAVTAVLARVLVNRTAGRRGPAGEGTGRVRSSN; translated from the coding sequence ATGTCCGCTTCCATTCCTGGCGTCGCCTCGCCTGGTACGCCGACCCGTCAGGCGCGGCTGGCTCGTGCCGCTGTCGCCGGGTTGTTCCTGACCAACGGGGCTGTGCTGGCGAACGTGATTCCCCGGTATCCGCAGATCAAGGCGGAGCTCGGGTTGAGCAACGCGGTGTTCGGTACGGCGGTGGCGGCGTTGCCGTTGGGGTCGTTGCTGGCGGGGTTGTTCGCGGCGGCGGTGATTCGGCGGTTCCGGTCGTCGCGGGTGGCGGCGTACGGGATGGTGGTGTTCGCGGTGGTGATGCTGGTCATTCCGTTTGTGCCGCACTGGGTGGCTTTTGCGGCGGTGTTGTTCGTGGTGGGTGCGTTGGACGCGGTGATCGATGTCGCGCAGAACACGCATGGGTTGCGGGTGCAGCGGATCTACGGGAGGTCGATCGTCAACTCTCTGCACGGGTTGTGGAGTGTTGGTGCGGTGCTGGGTGGGTTGATGGGGTCGGCGGCGGCGGGGCTTCGGGTGCCGCTCTCGCTTCATCTGGCTGTGTCGGGGGTGCTGTTCTCAGCGGTCGCGTTGGTGGCGTACCGGTTCATGTTGCCTGGGCCGGATGAGGCGGGGGGTGGGGGACGCAAGGCGGAGGCCGGGGGTGAAGGGTCGGCTTTGCGGCGTATGAGGCGGCGGATCTTCGGTGGGGGTGCGGTGGGGATGCTCGCGGCGCTCGGGGTGATCGCGGCTTGTGGTGCCATCGTCGAGGACGCGGGGGCGTCCTGGGGGGCCATTTATCTCAGTGGCGATCTGCGGGCCGATGCCGCGACGGCGGGGCTGGCGTTCGTGGCGTTCCAGGTCGCGATGACGGTCGGCCGACTCAGCGGGGACCGGGTCGTGGACCGGTTCGGGCAGCGTGCGGTGGTCCGTGGGGGAGGGGTTCTGGCGGCCGTCGGCATGGGGGGCGCACTGGCGGTGCCGTCCGTGGGGACCACGCTCGCCGGGTTCGCGTTCGCGGGGCTGGGGGTCGCGACGCTCGTCCCGGCGGCCATGCACACGGCCGACGAATTGCCGGGGCTGGCTCCCGGCACGGGCCTGACCATCGTGAGCTGGCTGCTGCGTGCAGGGTTCCTGCTGTCGCCGCCGCTCGTCGGAGCGGTCGCGGACCTCGTCGGACTCCGGTTCGGACTGCTTTCGGTGGTTCTGGCCGGTGCCGTCACCGCGGTACTCGCGCGTGTCCTCGTGAACCGGACGGCCGGCCGGCGGGGTCCTGCCGGAGAGGGGACGGGTCGCGTGCGGTCGTCTAATTGA
- a CDS encoding DUF3073 family protein: MGRGRAKAKQVKVARALKYSGGGDLEALRRELNADRTPSPHAEPDDVAPDAAAGPAAGRAEDGSE; the protein is encoded by the coding sequence ATGGGACGTGGCCGGGCCAAGGCCAAGCAGGTGAAGGTCGCTCGCGCGCTGAAGTACAGCGGTGGTGGCGACCTGGAGGCACTGCGGCGAGAGCTCAACGCCGACAGGACGCCTTCCCCGCACGCTGAGCCGGACGACGTGGCCCCTGACGCGGCGGCCGGTCCCGCCGCCGGGAGGGCCGAGGACGGGAGCGAGTGA